Proteins from one Bos taurus isolate L1 Dominette 01449 registration number 42190680 breed Hereford chromosome 7, ARS-UCD2.0, whole genome shotgun sequence genomic window:
- the OR2L2C gene encoding olfactory receptor family 2 subfamily L member 2C — translation MGNYNQTSTDFILLGLFPSSRTGLFLFILIGFIFLMALVGNLSMILLIFLDIRLHKPMYFLLSQLSLMDLNYISTTVPKMAYDFLFANKSISIIGCGIQSFFFLTMACAEGLLLASMAYDRYVAICFPLHYPIRISRKVCILMITGSWIMGSINSCAHTTYILSIPYCQSRSINHFFCDVTVMLTIACIDITVYEYTVFLSTTLFLLLPFIGIAFSYGRVLLAVYCMNSAEGKKKAYSTCSTHLTVVSFYYAPFVYTYLRPRFLRTPTEDKVLAVFYIILTPMLNPIIYSLRNKEVIGALRRVTQRISPMKM, via the coding sequence ATGGGAAATTATAATCAAACATCAACTGATTTCATCTTATTGGGATTGTTTCCCTCTTCAAGAACTGGTCTGTTCCTTTTTATTCTCAttggtttcattttcttaatggctcTAGTTGGTAACCTTTCCATGATTCTTCTCATCTTTCTGGACATCCGTCTTCACAAGCCCATGTATTTTCTGCTTAGCCAGCTCTCCCTTATGGATCTGAACTACATCTCTACTACTGTTCCCAAAATGGCCTATGATTTTCTGTTTGCAAACAAGTCTATCTCCATCATTGGGTGTGGGATTCAGAGCTTCTTCTTCTTGACTATGGCATGTGCAGAAGGATTGCTTTTGGCCTCTATGGCTTATGATCGTTATGTGGCCATTTGCTTTCCTCTTCATTATCCCATCAGAATCAGCAGAAAAGTGTGCATATTGATGATAACAGGATCTTGGATAATGGGCTCTATCAACTCCTGTGCCCACACCACATATATTCTCTCTATCCCTTATTGCCAATCCAGGTCCATCAATCATTTCTTCTGTGATGTCACAGTCATGTTGACAATAGCCTGCATTGATATAACGGTCTATGAATACACGGTGTTTCTGAGCACCACACTTTTCCTTTTGCTGCCCTTCATTGGTATTGCTTTTTCCTATGGCCgtgttctccttgctgtctatTGCATGAACTCAGCAGAAGGGAAGAAGAAGGCCTATTCAACCTGCAGCACCCACCTCACTGTGGTTTCTTTCTACTATGCACCCTTTGTTTACACGTATCTACGCCCAAGATTTCTGCGTACTCCAACAGAGGACAAAGTTCTGGCTGTCTTTTACATCATCCTTACCCCGATGCTCAATCCTATTATCTACAGCCTGAGAAACAAGGAGGTGATTGGGGCCCTGAGAAGAGTAACTCAGAGAATCTCCCCTATGAAAATGTAG
- the OR2L2B gene encoding olfactory receptor family 2 subfamily L member 2B encodes MENYNQTSTDFILLGLFPSSRFGKFFFILIFLIFLIALFGNLFMILLIFLDTHLHTPMYFLLSQLSFIDLNYISTIVPKMAYNFLFADKSISFIGCGIQSFFFLTLGGAETLLLTFMAYDRYVAICFPLHYPIKISRKVCMLMIIGSWIMGSINSCAHTTYAFRIPYCKSRAINHFFCDVPAMLTLACMDTWIYEYTVFMSTIFFLLLPFIGIACSYGCVLFAVYHMHSTKGRKKAYSTCSTHLTVVTFYYMPFAYTYLRPRSFRTPTEDKALAVFYTILTPMLNPVIYSLRNKEVIGALRRLIHRFCSVKLSTNILA; translated from the coding sequence ATGGAAAATTATAATCAAACATCAACTGATTTCATCTTATTGGGGTTGTTCCCCTCATCAAGATTTggcaaattttttttcattcttatttttctaattttcctaaTTGCTCTGTTTGGCAACCTCTTTATGATCCTTCTCATCTTTCTGGATACCCATCTTCACACACCCATGTATTTCCTTCTTAGTCAGCTCTCCTTCATTGACCTAAATTACATCTCCACCATTGTTCCCAAAATGGCCTACAATTTTCTCTTTGCAGACAAGTCTATCTCCTTCATTGGATGTGGGATTCAGAGCTTTTTCTTCTTGACTTTAGGAGGTGCAGAAACATTGCTCTTGACGTTTATGGCTTATGATCGTTATGTAGCCATTTGCTTCCCTCTTCACTATCCCATCAAAATCAGCAGAAAGGTCTGTATGTTGATGATAATAGGATCTTGGATAATGGGCTCTATTAATTCCTGTGCCCATACCACATATGCCTTTCGTATCCCTTATTGCAAATCCAGGGCCATCAATCATTTCTTCTGTGATGTCCCAGCCATGTTGACTCTGGCCTGCATGGACACCTGGATCTATGAGTATACCGTGTTTATGAGTACCATCTTCTTCCTTTTATTGCCTTTCATTGGTATTGCATGTTCCTATGGTTGTGTCCTCTTTGCTGTTTATCACATGCACTCAaccaaagggaggaagaaagcttATTCGACCTGCAGCACCCACCTTACTGTGGTGACTTTCTACTATATGCCCTTTGCTTACACTTATCTCCGCCCAAGATCCTTTCGTACTCCAACCGAGGACAAGGCTCTGGCTGTCTTCTACACCATCTTGACCCCAATGCTCAACCCGGTTATCTATAGCCTGAGAAACAAAGAGGTGATTGGAGCACTGAGAAGATTAATTCATAGATTCTGCTCTGTGAAATTGTCAACAAATATTTTGGCATGA